The Geothermobacter hydrogeniphilus genome includes a region encoding these proteins:
- a CDS encoding CTP synthase produces MKTKFLFITGGVVSSLGKGLSAASIGALMEARGLRVSMQKMDPYINVDPGTMSPFQHGEVFVTDDGAETDLDLGHYERYTSAGLSRKSNFTTGQVYDSVIRKERRGDYLGGTVQVIPHITNEIKAKILENAKDVDLAIVEVGGTVGDIESLPFMEAIRQFRTDRGIDNVLYIHLTLVPYIPTAGELKTKPTQHSVKELREIGIQPDILLCRCDREIPRDMKAKIALFCNVREEEVITARDVASIYEVPIALHEQGLDERIIEKLNIWTKAPDLTGWKRIINRIQEPAGETTIAIVGKYVDLTESYKSLSEALVHGGIANNCRVNLKYVDSESIERHGINDTFEGVDGILVPGGFGERGSEGKIAAIGYAREARIPFFGICLGMQMAVVEYARNVCRIEDAHSSEFHDQAKNPVIHIMEEQKKIKGKGGTMRLGAYPCELAEGSLARRIYGTDLISERHRHRFEFNNGYREQLRECGLGLSGINPESDLVEVVELADHPWFLGCQFHPEFKSRPMDPHPLFESFVGACLKQGDGKD; encoded by the coding sequence ATGAAAACCAAGTTTCTTTTTATTACCGGCGGCGTGGTCAGTTCTCTCGGCAAGGGACTCTCGGCCGCCTCCATCGGGGCGTTGATGGAGGCGCGCGGGCTGCGGGTTTCGATGCAGAAAATGGACCCCTATATCAACGTCGATCCGGGTACCATGAGCCCTTTTCAGCATGGCGAGGTTTTCGTCACCGACGACGGCGCTGAAACAGACCTCGACCTCGGTCATTATGAACGCTATACCTCGGCCGGGCTGAGCCGCAAATCGAATTTCACCACCGGCCAGGTTTACGACTCGGTCATCCGCAAGGAACGTCGCGGTGACTATCTCGGCGGCACGGTCCAGGTCATCCCCCACATCACCAACGAAATCAAGGCCAAGATTCTTGAAAATGCCAAGGATGTCGACCTGGCCATTGTCGAGGTTGGCGGTACGGTCGGGGATATCGAATCACTGCCGTTCATGGAGGCGATCCGCCAGTTCCGCACCGATCGTGGTATCGATAACGTGCTCTACATTCACCTCACCCTGGTGCCCTATATTCCGACGGCCGGAGAGCTGAAAACCAAGCCGACCCAGCACAGCGTCAAGGAATTGCGTGAAATCGGCATCCAGCCGGACATCCTGTTGTGCCGCTGTGACCGTGAGATTCCGCGGGACATGAAGGCGAAGATCGCGTTGTTCTGCAATGTCCGTGAAGAGGAGGTCATCACCGCCCGTGATGTCGCTTCGATCTATGAAGTGCCGATTGCGCTGCATGAGCAGGGGCTCGACGAACGGATCATCGAGAAACTCAATATCTGGACCAAGGCCCCGGATCTCACCGGCTGGAAGCGCATCATCAACCGCATTCAGGAACCGGCCGGTGAGACGACCATCGCTATTGTCGGCAAGTATGTTGATCTGACCGAAAGTTACAAGTCGCTTTCCGAGGCCCTGGTTCACGGCGGAATCGCCAACAATTGCCGGGTCAACCTCAAGTATGTTGATTCGGAATCGATCGAGCGGCATGGCATCAATGATACCTTCGAAGGAGTCGATGGCATCCTGGTGCCCGGCGGTTTCGGTGAGCGCGGCAGTGAGGGGAAAATTGCCGCCATCGGCTATGCCCGGGAAGCGCGGATCCCCTTCTTCGGCATCTGCCTCGGCATGCAGATGGCGGTGGTCGAGTACGCGCGCAATGTCTGCCGCATCGAAGATGCCCATTCCTCCGAGTTTCACGACCAGGCCAAAAACCCGGTGATCCACATCATGGAGGAACAGAAGAAAATCAAGGGGAAGGGCGGCACCATGCGTCTCGGTGCCTATCCCTGTGAATTGGCCGAGGGCTCTCTGGCCCGCCGCATTTATGGTACCGACCTGATTTCGGAGCGGCATCGGCATCGCTTTGAATTCAATAACGGCTATCGCGAACAGTTGCGGGAATGTGGACTCGGACTCTCCGGGATCAATCCCGAATCGGACCTGGTCGAGGTTGTGGAACTGGCCGATCATCCCTGGTTTCTCGGCTGTCAGTTCCACCCGGAATTCAAGTCCCGGCCGATGGATCCGCATCCCCTTTTTGAATCATTCGTCGGCGCCTGCCTGAAGCAGGGCGACGGGAAGGATTGA
- the kdsB gene encoding 3-deoxy-manno-octulosonate cytidylyltransferase, whose product MDVTIVIPARYASSRFPGKPLATLQGRPMIQWVYERSCSARLASRVLVATDDERIADAVRAFGGEAVLTRADHPTGTDRLAEVASGLESELIVNVQGDEPLIEAAVIDRAIAPLIEMPDLQMGTLCAPLKGPDEFLDPNVVKVVCDQRQMALYFSRAPIPWPRDHARQLEENWDRCPAFRHIGLYVYRREFLLRYPTLSQTPLEMLESLEQLRALEHGVGIKVVPTEHAAIGVDTPEDLARVERILAGR is encoded by the coding sequence GTGGATGTAACCATTGTTATTCCGGCCCGCTACGCTTCGAGTCGTTTTCCCGGAAAGCCGCTGGCCACCCTGCAGGGTCGTCCGATGATCCAGTGGGTCTATGAGCGCAGTTGTTCGGCCCGGTTGGCCTCCCGGGTGCTGGTGGCGACCGATGATGAACGGATCGCCGACGCGGTACGCGCCTTCGGCGGCGAGGCGGTTCTCACCCGCGCCGACCACCCGACCGGAACCGACCGTCTGGCGGAGGTTGCTTCCGGGCTGGAAAGCGAGTTGATCGTCAATGTCCAGGGGGATGAACCGTTGATCGAGGCGGCGGTGATCGATCGGGCGATCGCGCCGCTGATCGAGATGCCCGACCTGCAGATGGGAACCCTGTGCGCGCCGTTGAAGGGGCCTGATGAATTCCTTGATCCCAACGTGGTCAAGGTCGTCTGCGATCAGCGGCAGATGGCGCTCTATTTCTCGCGGGCACCGATTCCATGGCCGCGCGATCATGCCCGGCAGCTCGAAGAGAATTGGGATCGGTGCCCGGCCTTCAGGCATATCGGGCTCTATGTTTACCGGCGGGAATTTCTGCTCCGTTACCCGACCCTGTCGCAGACGCCCCTGGAGATGCTCGAATCCCTGGAGCAGTTGCGTGCCCTGGAGCATGGCGTCGGCATCAAGGTCGTTCCCACGGAGCATGCCGCCATCGGCGTTGATACCCCGGAAGACCTGGCCAGGGTTGAGCGGATACTGGCCGGCCGCTGA